A part of Solibacillus sp. FSL H8-0538 genomic DNA contains:
- a CDS encoding acyl-CoA carboxylase subunit beta has protein sequence MDMFDKINELYDRKSVIEQGGGDARIEKQHEKGKLTARERIDLLLDEGTFVEINPFISHRTVDFGMEKLEGPGDGVVTGFGKINGRNVYLFAQDFTVFGGALGEMHAKKIASVMDLAAKNGTPFIGINDSGGARIQEGVLSLDGYGHIFYRNAIYSGVIPQISVIMGPCAGGAVYSPAITDFILMVDKTSQMFITGPKVIETVTGEKISSEGLGGSKVHNSISGNAHFRAENEEAAIAQIQQLLSYLPQNNKEKAPKQPRPEGDDYRSELVDVVPIDQTRSYDIRKVVELVADEGSFMEVQKEFAKNVVVGFARIAGESVGLVCNQPKVLAGGLDIDSSDKLARFVRTCDAYNVPIITFEDVSGFFPGVKQEHGGIIRHGAKILYAYSEATVPKITVIVRKAYGGAYVALNSKAIGADLVFAWPNAEIAVMGAAGAANIIHSGEIAKSNNPEATRAEKIEEYKEKFANPYVAASRGMVDDVIDPRETRIKLIQALDMLSTKEESRPAKKHGNIPL, from the coding sequence ATTGATATGTTTGATAAAATTAATGAACTGTATGATCGTAAAAGTGTAATTGAACAGGGTGGCGGCGACGCGCGTATTGAAAAGCAACATGAAAAAGGGAAACTAACAGCACGTGAGCGTATCGATCTGTTATTAGATGAAGGCACTTTCGTTGAAATTAATCCATTCATCTCTCACCGTACTGTAGATTTTGGTATGGAAAAATTAGAGGGACCTGGTGATGGAGTTGTAACTGGTTTCGGTAAAATAAATGGCCGTAACGTTTACTTATTTGCACAAGATTTCACGGTATTTGGCGGCGCACTTGGAGAAATGCATGCGAAAAAAATTGCATCGGTAATGGATTTAGCAGCTAAAAACGGTACACCGTTCATTGGTATTAATGATTCAGGCGGTGCACGTATTCAAGAAGGCGTATTGTCACTTGATGGTTACGGGCATATTTTCTACCGTAATGCGATTTATTCTGGTGTAATTCCACAAATCTCAGTAATTATGGGCCCTTGTGCGGGTGGTGCGGTTTACTCACCAGCAATCACAGATTTCATCTTAATGGTTGATAAAACATCTCAAATGTTCATTACTGGACCAAAAGTAATTGAAACTGTAACAGGTGAAAAAATTTCTTCTGAAGGTCTTGGCGGGTCTAAAGTGCATAATTCAATTAGTGGTAATGCGCATTTCCGTGCCGAAAATGAAGAAGCAGCAATTGCACAAATTCAGCAATTACTAAGCTACTTACCACAAAACAATAAAGAAAAAGCACCAAAACAACCGCGTCCTGAAGGCGATGACTATCGTTCAGAGTTAGTAGACGTTGTACCGATCGACCAAACTCGTTCTTACGATATTCGTAAAGTAGTTGAGCTTGTAGCAGACGAAGGATCTTTCATGGAAGTTCAAAAAGAATTCGCGAAAAATGTAGTTGTTGGTTTCGCGCGTATCGCAGGTGAATCTGTAGGTCTTGTATGTAACCAACCGAAAGTACTTGCTGGCGGTTTAGATATCGATTCATCTGATAAATTAGCACGTTTTGTTCGTACTTGTGACGCGTACAATGTACCAATCATCACATTCGAAGACGTTTCAGGCTTCTTCCCAGGCGTAAAACAAGAGCACGGTGGTATTATCCGTCACGGTGCGAAAATCCTTTATGCATACTCAGAAGCAACTGTGCCAAAAATTACAGTAATTGTCCGTAAAGCATACGGCGGCGCTTACGTAGCACTAAACTCGAAAGCAATCGGAGCGGATCTTGTATTTGCTTGGCCAAATGCTGAAATCGCGGTAATGGGTGCTGCTGGTGCAGCAAACATCATCCATTCAGGTGAAATTGCAAAATCAAATAATCCAGAAGCAACACGCGCAGAGAAGATTGAAGAATACAAAGAAAAATTCGCAAATCCATACGTAGCAGCATCTCGAGGAATGGTAGATGATGTTATCGACCCACGCGAAACTCGTATTAAATTAATTCAAGCATTAGATATGCTTTCTACAAAAGAAGAATCACGCCCAGCGAAAAAGCACGGCAATATTCCTCTATAA
- the mce gene encoding methylmalonyl-CoA epimerase, with protein MEKVDHIGIAVRNLEERITYYTETLGLKLLKVEEVESQQVKVAFLDAGNVKIELLEPMSEKSTIHGFIEKRGEGIHHVAFGVTGIRERMQELREKGVRILSEEPSPGAGGAEVAFMHPKDSFGVLYELCDKSGKGEK; from the coding sequence TTGGAAAAAGTAGACCACATCGGAATTGCAGTAAGAAATTTGGAAGAACGTATTACATATTACACAGAAACACTAGGGCTAAAGCTACTTAAGGTAGAAGAAGTTGAATCACAGCAAGTAAAGGTCGCTTTCCTTGATGCAGGCAACGTAAAAATCGAACTTTTAGAGCCAATGAGCGAAAAAAGTACGATTCACGGCTTTATCGAAAAACGTGGCGAAGGGATTCACCATGTCGCATTTGGCGTTACAGGTATCCGTGAGCGTATGCAAGAGCTTCGTGAAAAAGGTGTGCGAATTCTTTCTGAAGAACCAAGCCCAGGTGCAGGTGGCGCGGAAGTTGCATTTATGCATCCAAAAGATTCATTTGGTGTACTTTATGAATTATGTGATAAAAGTGGAAAAGGGGAAAAATAA
- the prli42 gene encoding stressosome-associated protein Prli42, which yields MSNKKFQKIVVYTMVAIMLISTLAMGVAMIG from the coding sequence ATGAGTAATAAAAAATTTCAAAAGATCGTTGTTTATACAATGGTTGCGATTATGTTAATTTCAACATTAGCTATGGGCGTTGCCATGATTGGCTAA
- a CDS encoding aromatic acid exporter family protein, with product MKKFSIGYRTLKTALGASIAIAIAQFFDLHFFTAAGILTILCIQPTKRKSIHAVYTRVVASTVGMLLAFVFFGTFGYHPVVLGIVLVLFIPTIVSLGVAEGFVSSAVIMMHIYSEANFTIEFLQNELGLMAIGFGTGLAVNMYMPDMQHELVHYRQKIEVLYRKIFSEIANYLRNGDTLWDGKELIEAMELLNKAKALAFNDVQNHLTRKDNMYYVYFDMREKQLEIIERVLPQITALPVITAQAPLVADFLEDLSKHVHSGNTASHFREKLNIVKLEFAKMPLPTNHQTFLAMAALYQFIEEMDAYLVIKQSFKGLNKK from the coding sequence ATGAAAAAGTTTTCAATCGGTTATCGTACGCTAAAAACGGCGCTGGGTGCTTCCATTGCGATAGCAATCGCACAATTTTTCGATTTACACTTTTTTACAGCTGCTGGGATTTTAACAATTCTTTGTATTCAGCCAACGAAAAGAAAATCTATTCACGCAGTGTATACACGCGTTGTTGCTAGTACGGTAGGTATGCTACTTGCATTCGTATTTTTCGGAACATTCGGTTATCATCCGGTTGTACTCGGAATCGTACTAGTGCTCTTTATTCCAACAATAGTATCGCTAGGGGTTGCAGAGGGTTTTGTATCTAGTGCAGTTATTATGATGCATATTTACTCAGAGGCAAACTTTACTATAGAATTTTTACAAAATGAGCTAGGATTGATGGCAATTGGTTTCGGGACGGGGCTCGCAGTTAATATGTATATGCCAGATATGCAGCACGAGCTCGTCCATTATCGTCAGAAGATCGAGGTACTTTATCGTAAAATATTTTCTGAAATTGCTAACTATTTAAGAAACGGTGATACGTTGTGGGATGGCAAAGAATTAATTGAGGCAATGGAGTTATTGAACAAAGCAAAGGCGCTTGCCTTTAATGATGTACAAAACCACTTAACGCGAAAAGATAATATGTATTACGTGTATTTTGATATGCGAGAGAAACAATTAGAAATTATCGAGCGCGTGTTGCCACAAATTACAGCCTTACCAGTCATCACTGCACAAGCACCACTCGTTGCTGACTTTTTAGAAGATTTGAGTAAGCATGTTCATTCAGGAAATACCGCAAGTCATTTCAGAGAAAAGCTAAACATTGTAAAGTTGGAGTTTGCAAAGATGCCGCTACCAACAAATCACCAAACCTTTTTGGCGATGGCAGCGCTGTATCAATTCATTGAGGAAATGGACGCGTATTTAGTTATTAAGCAATCGTTTAAAGGCTTAAATAAAAAATAG
- a CDS encoding BrxA/BrxB family bacilliredoxin produces MNMDYDLFMQQITTTARAEMEAAGYEQLRTVEDVEAAFERKGTTLVMVNSVCGCAGGIARPAAAQSVHYDKRPDYLVTVFAGQDKEATAAARYLFGEDHLPSSPSFILLKDGKVVGEVGRYEIEGHDPMSVVTNLQGNFEEYCEEV; encoded by the coding sequence ATGAATATGGACTATGATTTATTTATGCAACAAATTACAACAACTGCTCGTGCTGAAATGGAAGCTGCAGGTTATGAACAACTTCGCACAGTTGAAGACGTTGAAGCCGCTTTTGAACGTAAGGGCACTACTTTAGTAATGGTGAACTCTGTATGTGGTTGCGCAGGCGGCATAGCTCGTCCAGCAGCAGCACAATCTGTTCACTATGACAAACGTCCAGATTACTTAGTAACTGTATTTGCAGGTCAAGATAAAGAAGCGACTGCAGCAGCTCGCTACCTATTTGGTGAAGACCATTTACCATCTTCTCCGTCATTTATATTATTAAAGGATGGTAAAGTAGTAGGGGAAGTAGGACGTTATGAAATTGAAGGACATGATCCAATGTCTGTTGTAACAAATCTACAAGGAAACTTCGAAGAATACTGCGAAGAAGTATAG
- the meaB gene encoding methylmalonyl Co-A mutase-associated GTPase MeaB, with protein sequence MREKKGMEESALYVMDGVKGGHDGMSYTTPKKFRKKKQHQLDIPSLASEVRAGERTSLAKAITLIESSNADHKEQAQKLLQELLPFAGNSVRIGITGVPGAGKSSFIEAFGTMLCALGKKVAVLAIDPSSSLSGGSILGDKTRMEELVRQPNAFVRPSPSAGTLGGVHKKTRETMLLCEAAGYDVILVETVGVGQSETYVRGMVDFFLLLVLTGAGDELQGMKKGIMELADGIIVHKADGDNIRIARRTMQEYKQILHFLQPATPGWMSTSISVSSLEKVGLDKAWEMIGDFEQTTKSTGYWETRRLEQTRDWFHSMITDHLIDSFYQNSTRKLQVRSLEEAILQGRLTVTQGVNELFTDGQA encoded by the coding sequence ATGCGTGAAAAAAAAGGGATGGAAGAGAGTGCTTTATATGTGATGGATGGCGTAAAGGGTGGTCATGATGGTATGAGCTACACAACACCAAAGAAGTTTCGTAAAAAAAAGCAACATCAGCTTGATATCCCAAGTCTAGCAAGTGAAGTACGCGCAGGTGAGCGTACTTCACTTGCAAAAGCAATTACGCTCATCGAAAGCTCGAACGCAGATCATAAGGAACAAGCGCAAAAATTACTACAAGAGCTACTCCCCTTTGCGGGAAATAGTGTAAGAATAGGCATTACAGGTGTACCCGGTGCAGGTAAAAGCTCATTTATTGAAGCATTTGGCACAATGCTATGTGCATTAGGTAAAAAGGTTGCGGTGCTTGCCATTGATCCAAGTTCCTCGTTATCTGGTGGCAGTATTTTAGGGGATAAAACGCGTATGGAAGAGCTTGTTCGGCAACCGAATGCTTTCGTTCGTCCATCCCCTAGTGCAGGTACACTTGGCGGGGTGCATAAAAAAACGCGAGAAACAATGCTTCTCTGTGAGGCGGCTGGCTATGATGTTATTTTAGTTGAAACAGTCGGCGTTGGCCAAAGTGAAACATATGTGCGCGGCATGGTTGATTTCTTCCTATTACTTGTATTGACGGGAGCAGGAGACGAGCTACAAGGTATGAAAAAAGGCATTATGGAGCTTGCAGACGGCATTATTGTACACAAAGCTGACGGTGATAACATTCGGATCGCACGTAGAACGATGCAGGAATACAAGCAAATTCTTCATTTCCTTCAGCCGGCAACCCCAGGCTGGATGAGTACGTCGATTTCCGTCTCTTCACTTGAAAAGGTGGGCTTAGACAAAGCATGGGAAATGATTGGCGATTTTGAACAAACTACGAAATCAACGGGCTACTGGGAAACCCGTCGCCTAGAGCAAACGCGTGATTGGTTCCATTCAATGATAACGGATCATTTAATAGATTCGTTTTATCAAAACTCAACGCGAAAATTACAAGTACGTTCCCTTGAAGAGGCCATTCTACAGGGGCGCTTAACTGTAACGCAAGGTGTCAATGAATTATTTACTGACGGACAAGCATAA
- the scpA gene encoding methylmalonyl-CoA mutase translates to MSKANFESVVIEDVLKAESITSTSTFMTNEGIEVKSVYTQEDIQDVKHIQDVAGIAPNTRGPYPTMYVARPWTVRQYAGFSTAEESNAFYRRNLAMGQKGLSVAFDLATHRGYDSDHPRVTGDVGKAGVAIDSIEDMKILFDGIPLDQMSVSMTMNGAVLPILAFYIVAAEEQGVTPDKLAGTIQNDILKEYMVRNTYIYPPAMSMKIIADIFEYTAKFMPKFNSISISGYHIQEAGATNDIELAYTLADGLEYVRTGLKAGIDIDAFAPRLSFFWAIGMNYYMEVAKMRAARRIWAQMMSTFNPKNAKTLALRTHSQTSGWSLTEQDPFNNVTRTLIEANAAAMGHTQSLHTNALDEAIALPTDFSARIARNTQLFLQEETGMTKVIDPWGGSYYVEKLTQELTDKAWALIEEIEELGGMAKAIETGLPKMKVEEASAKRQAKIDSKTETIVGVNKYRLAEEEPIDILDIDNALVRVQQIERLEAMKASRDEAEVQKHLARLTKAAQDGEENLLAVAVDAARARASLGEISDAIEAVSGRHKAIIRSISGVYSANFSDDEAISEVKQMTEEFEANEGRRPRILVAKMGQDGHDRGAKVVATGYADLGFDVDISPLFMTPEETAQMANENDVHCVGVSSLAAGHKTLVPELLAELKKLGREDIIVICGGVIPAQDYDFLYEAGAVAIFGPGTVIPVSAQKIIEEIYKRLGYEEVAE, encoded by the coding sequence ATGAGTAAAGCAAATTTCGAATCAGTTGTCATTGAAGACGTATTAAAAGCGGAATCAATTACTTCAACTAGTACTTTCATGACAAATGAAGGCATCGAAGTCAAATCGGTGTATACACAAGAAGATATTCAAGATGTAAAACATATTCAAGATGTTGCTGGTATCGCACCAAATACACGCGGACCATACCCAACGATGTATGTGGCACGTCCTTGGACTGTTCGTCAATACGCGGGTTTCTCCACAGCAGAAGAATCAAATGCCTTCTACCGTCGTAACTTAGCAATGGGTCAAAAAGGGCTTTCTGTAGCGTTTGACCTTGCAACTCACCGCGGCTATGACTCAGATCACCCACGGGTAACAGGGGATGTTGGGAAAGCTGGTGTTGCCATTGACTCAATTGAAGATATGAAAATTTTATTTGACGGTATTCCACTAGACCAAATGTCAGTATCGATGACAATGAACGGTGCCGTACTACCGATTTTAGCTTTCTATATTGTTGCAGCGGAAGAGCAAGGGGTAACACCAGACAAGCTTGCTGGAACAATTCAAAACGATATTTTAAAAGAATATATGGTGCGTAATACATACATTTACCCACCGGCAATGTCGATGAAAATTATCGCGGATATTTTCGAATATACAGCGAAATTCATGCCAAAATTCAACTCGATTTCGATTTCGGGTTACCATATTCAAGAAGCGGGTGCAACGAATGATATTGAGCTGGCCTACACACTTGCAGATGGGCTTGAATACGTGCGTACAGGATTAAAAGCAGGTATTGATATTGATGCCTTTGCACCTCGACTATCGTTCTTTTGGGCAATTGGTATGAACTATTACATGGAAGTCGCAAAAATGCGTGCAGCGCGTCGTATTTGGGCTCAAATGATGTCTACGTTCAACCCGAAAAACGCTAAAACATTAGCATTACGTACACACTCACAAACGTCTGGCTGGTCTTTAACAGAACAGGACCCGTTCAATAATGTGACTCGTACATTAATCGAAGCGAATGCAGCGGCAATGGGCCATACTCAATCGCTTCATACAAACGCATTGGATGAAGCCATCGCATTACCAACTGATTTCTCCGCGCGTATTGCCCGTAATACCCAGCTGTTTTTACAAGAAGAAACAGGTATGACGAAAGTAATCGATCCATGGGGCGGCTCCTACTACGTTGAAAAATTAACGCAAGAGCTAACGGATAAGGCATGGGCATTAATCGAAGAAATCGAAGAGCTTGGTGGTATGGCAAAAGCGATTGAAACTGGATTGCCGAAAATGAAAGTTGAAGAAGCTTCAGCGAAACGACAAGCAAAAATTGACTCGAAAACAGAAACGATTGTCGGCGTAAACAAATACCGTTTAGCGGAAGAAGAGCCAATTGATATTTTAGATATTGATAATGCTTTAGTTCGCGTACAGCAAATTGAGCGCCTAGAAGCGATGAAAGCAAGCCGTGACGAAGCAGAAGTGCAAAAGCATCTTGCTCGTTTAACAAAGGCAGCACAGGACGGCGAAGAAAACTTACTTGCTGTAGCAGTTGATGCTGCCCGTGCACGCGCTTCACTTGGTGAAATTTCGGATGCAATCGAGGCCGTATCAGGACGTCATAAAGCGATCATTCGTTCAATTTCTGGTGTTTACTCTGCGAACTTTTCTGATGACGAAGCAATTTCAGAAGTAAAACAAATGACGGAAGAATTTGAAGCAAACGAAGGACGTCGCCCACGTATTTTAGTAGCGAAAATGGGGCAAGACGGTCATGACCGTGGAGCCAAAGTGGTCGCAACAGGTTATGCGGACCTTGGCTTTGACGTAGATATTTCACCGTTATTCATGACGCCTGAGGAAACAGCGCAAATGGCCAATGAAAATGACGTTCACTGTGTGGGCGTATCTTCACTTGCAGCAGGTCATAAAACGTTAGTACCGGAATTGTTAGCTGAGCTGAAAAAACTTGGTCGTGAAGACATTATCGTTATTTGTGGTGGAGTAATTCCAGCACAGGACTATGACTTCTTATACGAAGCCGGTGCAGTAGCAATCTTTGGACCAGGGACAGTAATTCCTGTATCCGCTCAAAAAATTATCGAAGAAATTTATAAACGTTTAGGCTATGAGGAAGTGGCTGAGTAA
- a CDS encoding methylmalonyl-CoA mutase family protein, whose translation MSTNMKEIEFQAASYEQWQEQAVKALKGKPFESLFTKTIENVTLEPLYTQATLVEKLGKELEKQVSTIRTLAKVSDFEVAQQIIGETADAFIANLEESLARGNEVLTIDSRVPFAWDGEIVGKLADYLTEYSFKLIVQNANDPVLAVFNQIEAAKRSAVEGFILAPETIVLTDYPNVRTYAANTVPYHNKGANAVQELAIALAEASKFANEEERFEAFTSKFFVNFAIDTQFFTEIAKIRAFKVLWKAFASAFGNEASAVPVVAETSVRSFSKLDVYVNLLRAGNEAFAAAIGGADVLTVHPHDVLTKSTEQSVRIARNVLLVTKEESQVLNVLDPSGGSYFIESLTADFVKEAWALFLEIEQAGGIDAYTALDTQIAEVYATRIKAVETRKHSLIGTNIYANSMDELPAEENAQFADVQRLAIPFENLRRNFAQANAKIAILTYGELKNFKPRADFVAGFFATAGVVADQSEAFKSIAEAKAWLNSSNYDYVVVAATDDDTKALIPALLDGKRTSVVLDAAGKYKEEHVEWTENGLNGFIFAGQNIIEKLNSVTASMKEVQR comes from the coding sequence ATGTCAACTAACATGAAAGAGATTGAATTTCAGGCAGCTAGTTATGAGCAATGGCAAGAGCAGGCAGTAAAAGCATTAAAGGGGAAACCTTTTGAATCATTATTTACGAAGACGATTGAAAACGTAACTCTTGAACCACTGTATACGCAGGCAACGCTTGTAGAAAAATTAGGCAAAGAGTTGGAGAAGCAAGTCTCAACAATTCGTACATTAGCTAAGGTGTCTGATTTCGAGGTAGCACAGCAAATTATTGGGGAAACGGCTGATGCATTTATCGCAAATCTGGAAGAGAGCCTAGCGCGTGGCAATGAAGTTTTGACTATTGATAGCCGTGTTCCATTTGCATGGGATGGTGAAATTGTCGGCAAGTTAGCAGATTATTTGACTGAATATTCGTTTAAGTTAATCGTGCAAAATGCAAATGACCCAGTGTTAGCAGTATTTAATCAAATCGAAGCAGCAAAACGTTCAGCTGTTGAAGGATTTATTCTAGCGCCCGAAACAATCGTACTTACGGACTATCCCAACGTCCGCACATACGCAGCCAATACAGTTCCTTATCATAATAAAGGTGCCAATGCGGTACAAGAATTAGCCATTGCATTAGCGGAGGCGAGCAAGTTTGCAAATGAGGAAGAAAGATTTGAAGCATTTACTTCGAAATTTTTCGTAAACTTTGCTATTGATACACAATTCTTTACTGAAATTGCAAAAATTCGTGCATTTAAAGTATTATGGAAAGCTTTTGCTTCAGCATTCGGCAATGAAGCAAGCGCTGTCCCAGTTGTGGCAGAAACATCTGTCCGCAGCTTTTCAAAACTTGATGTATACGTAAACCTACTGCGCGCTGGCAATGAAGCATTCGCTGCAGCAATTGGCGGTGCAGATGTGCTAACAGTTCATCCGCATGACGTATTAACAAAATCGACAGAGCAATCAGTTCGTATTGCCCGTAACGTATTACTAGTGACAAAAGAAGAGTCACAAGTATTAAACGTACTGGATCCATCAGGCGGCTCTTACTTCATCGAATCATTAACGGCAGATTTTGTGAAGGAAGCATGGGCATTATTTTTAGAAATTGAGCAAGCAGGCGGCATTGATGCTTATACAGCGTTAGATACGCAAATTGCAGAAGTATATGCTACTCGCATTAAAGCGGTAGAAACTCGTAAGCATTCTCTAATTGGTACGAATATTTATGCAAACTCAATGGACGAGCTTCCAGCAGAAGAAAACGCACAATTTGCAGATGTCCAACGATTAGCTATTCCTTTTGAAAACTTGCGTCGTAATTTTGCACAAGCAAATGCTAAAATTGCAATCCTTACTTACGGCGAATTGAAAAACTTCAAGCCTCGTGCAGATTTTGTTGCAGGCTTCTTTGCAACAGCAGGCGTTGTAGCAGATCAATCAGAAGCGTTCAAATCGATTGCTGAAGCGAAAGCTTGGTTAAATAGCTCGAATTATGACTATGTTGTTGTAGCGGCAACAGATGATGATACGAAAGCGTTGATTCCAGCTTTACTTGATGGAAAACGCACTAGTGTTGTACTTGATGCAGCTGGTAAATATAAAGAAGAGCACGTAGAGTGGACAGAAAATGGTTTAAATGGCTTCATATTTGCAGGTCAGAACATCATTGAAAAACTAAACTCTGTAACGGCGAGCATGAAGGAGGTACAACGATGA
- a CDS encoding dihydrolipoamide acetyltransferase family protein has protein sequence MAVQNILMPQLGESVTEGTIERWLVQVGDRVNKYDPIAEVNTDKVNAEVPSSFSGTIKQLVAREGEKLPVGAVVCTIELEGPTELPLPPEEKKSNISSAILNAGVHKPLETKSSPKQGNEPQTPKAPARYSPAVLALAAEHDIDLALVEGSGMEGRITRKDVQAVIASGVPKLESKSEQHAPQHHIQMPMKELEKHATVSGDIEIPVTPVRRAIANNMLRSTLEVPHAWMMIEVDVTELVEYRDSIKGEFKQREGYNLTYFAFFVKAVAQALKEYPMMNSMWAGEKIIQKKDINLSIAVATEDALFVPVIKQVDEKSIKGVAKDIFDLSQLVRNGKLKQEHMQGGTFTVNNTGSFGSIQSMGIINYPQAAILQVEKIVKKPVLIQGNMIAPRHIVNLCLSLDHRVLDGLICGKFLNRVKEILENVNKKTMSVY, from the coding sequence ATGGCTGTTCAGAATATTTTAATGCCGCAGCTTGGTGAAAGTGTAACAGAAGGCACGATTGAACGATGGCTCGTTCAAGTAGGAGATCGTGTAAATAAATACGATCCGATTGCGGAAGTCAATACTGATAAAGTGAATGCAGAAGTACCCTCATCTTTTTCGGGTACAATTAAACAATTAGTTGCAAGAGAAGGGGAGAAACTACCAGTCGGCGCTGTCGTTTGCACGATTGAATTGGAAGGCCCTACAGAACTACCACTACCGCCTGAAGAAAAGAAGTCGAATATTAGTTCAGCAATTTTGAATGCAGGAGTGCATAAGCCACTTGAGACGAAGTCATCGCCTAAGCAGGGCAATGAACCGCAGACACCAAAAGCACCTGCACGCTATTCTCCAGCCGTGTTAGCGTTAGCAGCAGAGCATGACATAGATTTAGCACTTGTTGAAGGTTCGGGCATGGAAGGACGGATTACGCGTAAAGACGTTCAGGCAGTTATTGCTTCCGGTGTACCAAAATTAGAGTCTAAATCCGAGCAGCATGCACCACAACATCATATACAAATGCCAATGAAAGAACTAGAAAAACATGCTACAGTATCAGGGGACATAGAAATTCCTGTAACGCCAGTACGTCGTGCAATTGCCAATAATATGTTACGTAGTACACTTGAAGTACCGCATGCTTGGATGATGATCGAGGTAGATGTGACGGAGCTTGTGGAATACCGGGATAGCATTAAGGGCGAGTTTAAGCAACGCGAAGGCTATAATCTGACGTATTTTGCATTCTTTGTGAAGGCTGTTGCACAAGCTTTAAAAGAGTATCCCATGATGAATTCGATGTGGGCTGGAGAAAAAATCATCCAGAAAAAGGACATTAATTTATCCATTGCCGTTGCAACGGAAGATGCTTTGTTCGTTCCTGTTATAAAGCAGGTCGATGAAAAATCGATAAAAGGTGTCGCAAAAGACATTTTTGACCTTTCGCAGCTCGTACGAAATGGAAAATTAAAACAGGAGCATATGCAAGGAGGCACATTTACCGTGAATAATACAGGGTCTTTTGGTTCCATTCAGTCAATGGGAATTATTAATTATCCGCAAGCTGCTATTTTGCAAGTGGAAAAAATTGTTAAAAAACCTGTGCTAATACAAGGGAATATGATCGCTCCAAGGCATATTGTTAATTTATGTTTGTCATTAGATCACCGAGTTTTGGATGGGCTAATTTGCGGTAAATTCCTTAATCGCGTAAAGGAAATACTCGAAAATGTCAATAAAAAGACGATGTCAGTCTACTGA
- a CDS encoding alpha-ketoacid dehydrogenase subunit beta codes for MAVMSYIDAINLAMREEMERDERVFILGEDVGRKGGVFKATAGLYDQFGEYRVLDTPLAESAIAGVAIGAAMYGMRPIAEMQFADFIMPAVNQIVSEAAKIRYRSNNDWSCPLVVRAPFGGGIHGALYHSQSVEAMFAGTPGLKIVIPSTPYDAKGLLKAAIRNEDPVLFFEHKRAYRLIKGEVPVEDYTVPIGKAAVKREGDDITVISYGLAVHFAMQAAERLAADGIEVHILDLRTVYPLDQESIIEAASRTGKVLLVTEDNKEGSIMSEVAAIIAEHCLFELDAPIKRLAGPDVPAMPYAPTMEKYFMINPEKVERAMRELAAF; via the coding sequence ATGGCGGTCATGTCTTATATTGATGCAATCAATCTAGCGATGAGAGAAGAGATGGAACGTGACGAACGCGTTTTCATTTTAGGTGAGGATGTTGGACGTAAGGGCGGTGTATTTAAGGCGACGGCGGGCTTATATGATCAGTTCGGCGAATACCGAGTGCTCGATACACCGCTTGCTGAAAGTGCAATTGCGGGTGTAGCAATTGGTGCTGCGATGTACGGCATGCGTCCGATTGCAGAAATGCAATTTGCAGACTTTATTATGCCTGCGGTAAACCAAATTGTATCAGAGGCAGCGAAAATCCGTTATCGTTCGAATAATGACTGGTCTTGTCCACTGGTTGTGCGTGCTCCTTTTGGAGGTGGTATTCACGGAGCGCTCTATCACTCACAGTCAGTAGAAGCAATGTTTGCAGGGACACCGGGTTTAAAGATTGTCATCCCTTCTACTCCATATGATGCAAAAGGTTTGCTAAAAGCGGCCATTCGTAATGAAGACCCTGTGCTATTTTTTGAGCACAAGCGAGCTTACCGGTTAATTAAAGGGGAGGTACCAGTAGAGGATTATACTGTTCCGATTGGCAAGGCCGCTGTAAAGCGCGAAGGTGATGATATAACGGTCATTTCGTACGGTTTAGCTGTCCATTTTGCGATGCAAGCTGCAGAACGTTTAGCGGCAGACGGCATTGAGGTGCATATACTAGATCTTCGTACGGTTTATCCGCTTGATCAGGAGTCAATTATTGAAGCGGCCAGTAGAACTGGGAAAGTTCTACTCGTAACAGAAGACAATAAAGAAGGAAGTATTATGAGTGAAGTTGCGGCAATTATTGCAGAGCACTGTTTATTTGAACTCGATGCCCCAATTAAACGTTTAGCGGGCCCTGATGTACCGGCCATGCCGTATGCACCAACAATGGAGAAGTATTTCATGATTAATCCTGAAAAAGTAGAACGAGCAATGCGTGAGCTTGCGGCGTTTTAA